The following are encoded in a window of Patescibacteria group bacterium genomic DNA:
- a CDS encoding DNA polymerase ligase N-terminal domain-containing protein, whose translation MALEKYQAKRKFFVTPEPKGAVKKQNLSRFVVQKHQASHLHYDFRLEHGGVLKSWAVPKGVPEKAGVKRLAVEVEDHPVDYINFSGVIPRGEYGAGTVEIYDQGKWQALDGSLERGSMKFNLVGKKLKGEYVLVRLKDKKNWLIYKK comes from the coding sequence ATGGCTTTAGAAAAGTATCAAGCCAAAAGAAAATTTTTCGTGACGCCCGAGCCGAAAGGCGCGGTGAAAAAACAGAATTTGTCGCGTTTTGTAGTACAGAAGCATCAAGCCAGCCATTTGCATTATGATTTTCGGTTGGAGCACGGCGGAGTTTTAAAATCTTGGGCCGTGCCTAAAGGCGTGCCGGAAAAAGCCGGGGTTAAAAGATTGGCGGTTGAAGTTGAAGACCATCCGGTTGATTATATAAATTTTTCCGGCGTGATTCCGCGAGGCGAGTACGGCGCCGGCACGGTAGAAATTTATGATCAGGGTAAATGGCAGGCGCTTGACGGCAGTCTGGAGCGGGGCAGTATGAAATTTAATTTAGTTGGTAAAAAATTAAAAGGAGAATATGTATTAGTCAGGCTGAAAGATAAAAAGAATTGGTTGATTTATAAAAAATAA
- a CDS encoding arginine decarboxylase, pyruvoyl-dependent codes for MFTPKKMFFTKGVGVHKDKLASFERALRNAGIEKCNLVTVSSIFPPNCHVVSKEKGEKMLYPGQIVFCVMAKSETNEPNRLVSAAIGLAKPSDENNYGYLSEHHSFGEVAKKTGEYAEDLAATMLATTLGIEFDPDKAWDERKQIYISSGNIFKTTHFCQSAEGNKDGLWTTVIAVAVFCAFNFHREVIAPMIKDEIRNGNKK; via the coding sequence ATGTTCACACCAAAGAAAATGTTTTTTACCAAAGGGGTCGGCGTCCATAAGGACAAGCTGGCTTCTTTTGAGCGAGCTTTAAGAAATGCCGGCATTGAAAAATGCAATTTAGTGACTGTCTCCAGTATTTTTCCGCCTAATTGCCATGTTGTTTCCAAGGAAAAAGGCGAAAAAATGCTTTATCCCGGCCAAATAGTTTTTTGCGTTATGGCCAAAAGCGAGACCAACGAGCCTAACCGCTTGGTTTCGGCCGCCATCGGCTTAGCCAAGCCGAGCGATGAAAATAATTACGGCTATTTATCCGAGCACCATTCTTTCGGCGAAGTGGCGAAAAAGACCGGCGAATACGCCGAAGATTTGGCCGCGACCATGTTAGCCACGACTTTAGGCATTGAGTTTGACCCGGACAAAGCCTGGGATGAAAGAAAACAGATTTATATTTCCAGCGGCAATATTTTTAAGACCACTCATTTTTGCCAATCAGCCGAAGGCAATAAGGACGGCTTATGGACTACCGTCATTGCCGTAGCGGTTTTTTGCGCTTTTAACTTTCATAGAGAAGTAATCGCTCCGATGATTAAGGACGAAATACGTAATGGCAATAAAAAGTAA
- a CDS encoding thioredoxin domain-containing protein: protein MINITKPFYKTWWGAGLAVILTAILIFITAIGFYFFASVKKSKLEISQTGLKLSGQQYSAADGDHYWLSADKAKITIVEFGDFACSDCGNAFYTIREISLKYKDDVKLIWRDYPAQICSDILTLAGRCTGEQGLFWPMHDKLFQNQTAIISLINPNENQCSNDDKIKITEQLLILANQIGVDTARFNDCLTKQKYLPQIQKDLADGQTFGITGTPTYFINGYKIAGDIPYDVFIKIIEELKK from the coding sequence ATGATAAATATTACTAAGCCATTCTATAAAACTTGGTGGGGCGCGGGTTTAGCCGTTATTTTAACCGCGATTTTAATTTTTATAACGGCAATCGGCTTTTATTTTTTTGCCAGCGTGAAAAAATCTAAATTAGAAATAAGCCAAACCGGCCTGAAATTAAGCGGACAGCAATATAGCGCCGCCGACGGCGATCATTATTGGCTGAGCGCGGACAAAGCTAAAATTACCATAGTTGAATTCGGGGATTTCGCTTGTTCGGACTGCGGAAATGCTTTTTATACCATTAGAGAAATCAGCTTAAAATACAAAGACGACGTAAAATTGATTTGGCGCGATTACCCGGCTCAAATATGCTCGGATATTTTAACCTTGGCGGGTAGATGTACCGGCGAACAGGGCTTATTCTGGCCTATGCATGATAAGTTATTTCAAAACCAAACCGCCATAATTTCCTTGATCAATCCAAACGAAAATCAATGCAGCAACGACGATAAGATAAAAATTACCGAACAATTACTAATTTTAGCTAACCAGATCGGCGTTGATACAGCCAGATTTAACGATTGCCTAACCAAGCAAAAATATCTGCCGCAAATTCAAAAAGACCTGGCGGACGGCCAAACCTTCGGCATTACCGGCACGCCGACCTATTTTATCAACGGCTATAAAATTGCCGGCGATATACCGTATGATGTGTTTATTAAAATAATTGAGGAGCTTAAAAAATAA
- a CDS encoding pyruvate ferredoxin oxidoreductase subunit gamma: MIQIRIHGRGGQGVVTAAELIAIAAFKSGKQAQAFPSFGVERTGAPVEAYVRLDDKPIIIREQIYRPDILIIQDASLLETTDMAKGATKKTITIINTAKNKQDMKINLPQANIQTIDATKIALEIIGKNIVNTVILGAFAKITGLIGLPELKLAIEEKFSGKQNLIDKNIKAVEKAYRI; encoded by the coding sequence ATGATACAAATCAGAATCCACGGCCGCGGCGGCCAAGGTGTAGTAACGGCCGCGGAATTAATCGCTATTGCCGCTTTTAAAAGCGGAAAGCAAGCGCAAGCTTTCCCTTCTTTCGGCGTGGAAAGAACCGGCGCTCCGGTGGAAGCTTACGTCCGCCTGGATGATAAGCCGATCATAATCAGAGAGCAGATTTACCGACCGGACATCTTAATTATTCAAGATGCCAGCCTGCTTGAAACTACTGATATGGCCAAGGGCGCGACCAAAAAAACCATTACTATTATTAATACGGCAAAAAACAAACAGGACATGAAAATTAATCTGCCTCAAGCCAATATTCAGACGATTGACGCCACTAAAATCGCTTTGGAAATAATCGGTAAAAATATCGTTAACACGGTAATCTTGGGCGCTTTCGCTAAAATAACCGGCTTAATCGGCCTGCCAGAGCTTAAACTGGCAATTGAAGAAAAATTTTCCGGCAAGCAAAATTTAATTGATAAAAATATTAAAGCCGTGGAAAAGGCTTACCGAATATAA
- a CDS encoding 4Fe-4S binding protein, translating to MKITVQPSTSITNKTGFWRTNRPKFIYEKCTSCGICTRICPEGVIKKFSDKAKPYYDCDLDFCKGCGLCAVECPFKAIEMELDEK from the coding sequence ATGAAAATCACCGTTCAGCCTTCTACTTCCATAACAAATAAAACCGGCTTCTGGCGCACCAACCGGCCGAAATTTATATATGAAAAATGCACCTCTTGCGGCATCTGCACGCGTATTTGCCCCGAAGGCGTAATCAAAAAATTTTCAGATAAAGCCAAGCCTTATTATGATTGCGATCTTGATTTTTGCAAAGGCTGCGGCTTATGCGCCGTTGAATGCCCGTTTAAGGCCATAGAAATGGAATTAGACGAAAAATAA
- the porA gene encoding pyruvate ferredoxin oxidoreductase — MDNKNKQQILEGSNAIAQTIKNIKPAVVSAYPITPQTHIVEDLAKFKADGEANYEYVRAESEFAAASIVLGASAAGARAYSATSSQGLLLMAEVIYNIAGMRLPIIMTCANRAVSAPINIWNDQQDVMAVRDAGWILLFAENHQEAVNQHIMAFKIAEQLKLPVMVNVDGFIMTHSYEPVFIPTAEQIKKYLPDYKPETGQYLDAANPATLGALATPAHYMEIRQELHDDLISSLKIIDQEYKKYKSLIGNWKLEIGNLENKLKNKIDNGLIEYVGPDKPDTVLVAMGSVCGTIKQTVSEQPGKPLSLLRRGGGEVGVLKIKCFRPFPEKEILNILKSAKHIAVLDKSISLGQIGCLASDIKAIAQGKIKANISNFIVGLGGRDITGEMIKKIIKQAGKNINGAIFVGK, encoded by the coding sequence ATGGACAATAAAAATAAACAACAAATTTTAGAAGGTTCCAACGCCATAGCGCAAACTATCAAGAATATTAAACCGGCGGTTGTTTCCGCCTACCCGATTACCCCGCAGACCCATATTGTTGAAGATCTGGCTAAATTTAAAGCCGATGGAGAAGCGAATTACGAATACGTGCGCGCCGAATCTGAATTCGCGGCCGCTTCTATCGTCTTAGGAGCGTCAGCCGCCGGCGCGCGCGCTTACAGCGCCACCAGCTCGCAAGGGCTTCTCTTAATGGCCGAGGTTATTTATAATATTGCCGGCATGCGCCTGCCGATTATTATGACTTGCGCTAACAGGGCCGTATCAGCTCCCATAAATATCTGGAACGACCAGCAGGATGTTATGGCGGTTCGGGACGCGGGCTGGATTTTACTCTTCGCGGAAAACCACCAGGAAGCGGTCAACCAGCATATTATGGCTTTTAAAATCGCCGAGCAGTTGAAATTGCCGGTCATGGTTAATGTTGACGGCTTTATTATGACGCATAGTTATGAGCCGGTGTTTATCCCAACGGCCGAGCAGATTAAAAAATATCTGCCGGATTATAAGCCTGAAACCGGCCAATATTTAGACGCGGCCAATCCGGCCACTTTGGGCGCTTTAGCCACGCCGGCGCATTATATGGAAATCAGGCAGGAACTGCATGACGATTTAATTTCCAGCTTAAAAATTATAGATCAAGAATATAAAAAATATAAATCATTAATTGGAAATTGGAAATTGGAAATTGGAAATTTGGAGAATAAATTAAAAAATAAAATTGATAATGGTTTAATTGAATACGTAGGTCCAGATAAACCTGATACAGTCCTTGTAGCCATGGGTTCGGTCTGCGGCACTATTAAACAAACCGTTAGCGAGCAACCGGGAAAACCCCTCTCCTTACTAAGGAGAGGCGGGGGTGAGGTTGGCGTTTTAAAAATAAAATGCTTCCGCCCGTTTCCGGAAAAAGAAATTTTAAATATTCTTAAATCCGCTAAGCATATCGCGGTTTTAGATAAATCCATTTCTTTAGGGCAAATCGGCTGTCTGGCCTCTGATATTAAAGCTATCGCCCAAGGCAAGATTAAGGCTAATATTTCAAATTTTATAGTTGGCCTGGGCGGGCGGGACATAACCGGGGAAATGATTAAAAAAATAATTAAGCAAGCGGGCAAAAATATTAATGGAGCGATATTTGTTGGAAAATAA
- a CDS encoding pilin — protein sequence MPKFNIPDIKLQIDIPGLNLTKGSAIKCTEQNGKKICNMPWIGEYIAGIYKYAIGIVGILAAVVLMIGGVMWIVAGGSATMIGEAKSWIGASLTGLVIALCSYIILYQVNPALVGFNGLNIQIVDQTPVPADLKAFAEKCKPTESGECSVSKMAIFGDKAREASAICMAESSGVANAKNTLTKCDNGNYYAVWGLFQFNLSANYLMDENNNRLNCPDAFGNRAWVNSSPTCTVINVDLYNQCVAAASNPAVSISNAKRLAGGSGWGPWEANSKWCNF from the coding sequence ATGCCAAAATTTAATATACCAGATATCAAGTTGCAAATAGACATACCCGGGCTTAATCTAACTAAAGGCAGCGCTATAAAATGCACCGAGCAAAATGGCAAAAAAATTTGCAATATGCCTTGGATCGGCGAATATATCGCCGGTATTTATAAATATGCCATCGGCATAGTCGGCATTTTAGCCGCTGTGGTTTTAATGATCGGCGGCGTGATGTGGATTGTGGCCGGCGGCTCGGCTACCATGATCGGCGAAGCCAAATCCTGGATCGGCGCTAGTTTAACCGGTCTAGTTATTGCTTTATGCTCTTATATTATCCTTTATCAAGTTAATCCGGCCTTGGTAGGATTTAACGGATTGAATATACAAATAGTTGACCAAACTCCGGTTCCGGCAGACTTAAAAGCTTTTGCCGAAAAATGTAAGCCCACCGAGAGTGGAGAATGCTCTGTCTCAAAAATGGCTATTTTTGGCGATAAAGCTAGAGAGGCTTCAGCAATCTGCATGGCTGAAAGTTCAGGAGTTGCTAATGCAAAAAATACTTTAACCAAATGCGACAATGGCAACTATTACGCAGTTTGGGGATTATTCCAATTTAATTTATCAGCTAACTATTTAATGGATGAAAATAATAATAGACTAAATTGTCCCGATGCTTTTGGCAACAGAGCATGGGTTAATAGCAGTCCGACTTGCACTGTAATAAATGTTGATTTATATAATCAATGCGTAGCCGCCGCCTCTAACCCGGCCGTTAGTATTAGCAACGCAAAAAGATTAGCTGGAGGTTCCGGCTGGGGTCCATGGGAAGCTAACAGTAAATGGTGCAATTTTTAA
- a CDS encoding DUF2283 domain-containing protein has translation MQYDIEANIISWEIAKDPIDHAIDFGNFIIHLSKAKKPVLIEILNASKFAGQMDKIKIEGLKKQMMETN, from the coding sequence ATGCAATACGATATTGAGGCTAATATAATATCCTGGGAGATCGCTAAAGATCCGATTGACCATGCCATAGATTTTGGCAATTTTATTATTCATTTGTCAAAAGCGAAAAAACCGGTTTTAATTGAAATACTGAACGCATCTAAGTTTGCCGGGCAGATGGATAAGATAAAAATTGAAGGCCTTAAAAAGCAGATGATGGAAACGAACTAG
- a CDS encoding thiamine pyrophosphate-dependent enzyme translates to MNNIITAKKSTNINPSLLAPGHRGCAGCGQMIAARTVADALGPNTIIANATGCLEVVTTPYPESSWGLPWIHSLFENAAAVASGIYAALKTQGKDKEIKVVAQGGDGGTFDIGFGLISGMWERGENILYVCYDNEAYMNTGAQASAATPWAAATSTTPAGTSSDISGIGSHFMKKDMLAIALAHGLKYVAQTTVAYPLDIIKKVKKAVATPGPSYLQILVPCIPGWKIEPSQTIQLAKLAVQTGIYPAVEYVNGQPGEIMKLPAERPRVEDYLKPQGRFKHLFKDERGKEQIAHIQRLADENVKKYGL, encoded by the coding sequence ATGAATAATATAATTACAGCAAAAAAATCAACGAATATTAACCCCTCTTTACTCGCGCCCGGCCATCGCGGCTGTGCCGGCTGCGGCCAGATGATTGCCGCGCGAACCGTTGCCGACGCTTTAGGGCCGAACACCATTATCGCTAATGCTACCGGCTGTCTGGAAGTCGTGACCACGCCTTATCCCGAATCAAGCTGGGGCCTGCCCTGGATCCATTCGCTATTTGAAAACGCCGCGGCCGTGGCCTCGGGCATCTATGCCGCCCTAAAAACCCAGGGCAAAGACAAAGAGATAAAAGTAGTGGCCCAGGGCGGCGACGGCGGCACCTTTGATATCGGTTTCGGCCTGATTAGCGGCATGTGGGAGCGAGGCGAAAACATCCTTTATGTCTGCTATGATAACGAAGCCTACATGAATACGGGCGCGCAAGCCAGCGCGGCCACGCCCTGGGCGGCCGCGACCTCTACCACTCCGGCCGGAACTTCATCCGATATCAGCGGCATCGGCTCGCATTTTATGAAAAAAGACATGCTGGCCATCGCCTTGGCGCACGGCCTGAAATATGTCGCCCAGACTACGGTCGCTTATCCTTTGGATATTATTAAAAAAGTTAAAAAGGCCGTAGCCACTCCCGGCCCGTCGTATCTGCAAATTTTAGTGCCTTGCATTCCGGGCTGGAAAATTGAACCCAGCCAAACAATCCAATTGGCTAAATTAGCCGTGCAAACCGGCATCTATCCGGCCGTGGAATATGTAAACGGCCAGCCCGGTGAAATAATGAAATTACCGGCCGAGCGCCCGCGGGTAGAAGACTATTTAAAGCCCCAAGGCAGATTTAAGCATTTGTTTAAAGACGAACGGGGCAAAGAGCAGATCGCGCATATCCAAAGATTGGCGGATGAGAATGTAAAAAAATACGGACTATAA
- the rpoC gene encoding DNA-directed RNA polymerase subunit beta' produces MLNPIKTTDFDAIKLKLASPEEILHWSHGEVIRPETINYRTQKPEKDGLFCERIFGPSKDWECYCGKYKKIRYKGIICDRCGVEVTRSLVRRERMGHIKLEAPVSHIWFLRGTSSKIGLILDLPMQALEKVVYFASFIISDVNQELCLATIEQIKQEYKNKRKSIENDWQKQVNEIKNKKGKLLTQGKSEFEIANILSQEIESLEKIKNDKINNLEQAFDQAQKELKDLKPLTIISESVYQNLSLKYGHIFTADIGASAIRKLLERIDLDKTIAIIDKELLTAIDSKKDKMIRRLKLLKSLRANNLRPEWMILNMVPVIPPDLRPMVPLDGGRFATSDLNDLYRRIINRNNRLKQLIDLNAPEVICRNEKRMLQEAVDALIDNSIRHGKTVVASTGQKRMLKSLADSLKGKQGRFRQNLLGKRIDYSGRSVIVVNPNLNLDQCGLPKRMALELFKPFIISQLINKEIVHNVRSASRYIESGKDEVWDILEDIVKKSYVMLNRAPTLHRLGIQAFKPILIEGLAIQINPLVCTAFNADFDGDQMAVHVPLTEEAIAEARDIMLASHNLLKPATGDPVVAPNQDIVWGAFYITNIDQAYLDADEKKLKNFYSPEDAKLSYSMKNIKLQQKIRAMIDGKLIITTVGRIIFNEVLPPKLRFVNETVGKSKLKNLVKECLRFYGEQPTIDLLDSLKKASFKYITKSGLSWGMDDIPHLYEKDEMLVQASKQAEEISEQYHDGLLTDSERYSKIIELWTTVKEKVTEICRHHLPKDGPVYSMIESGARGSWAQLTQILGMKGLVTSPSGDIIELPVKGNFKQGFSVLEYFIATHGVRKGLSDTALRTSNAGYLTRRLVDVSQDVIIVKDDCGDKEGLLIIKKESEEMGENLVKRMTGRFLAADLKNAKGKVLIKAGELVTEELGEKIAKEDILEVKVRSVLTCKIHRGICAKCYGYDLAYNKKVAIGTAVGIIAAQSIGEPGTQLTMRTFHTGGVAGQEDITQGLPRVEEIFEGRPPKKKAFVADVAGKVKIETAQRTIAGEAGEMIISNPQSKILKIYYQGAESDKYYFTEAVKEASLEDKDNKKKDVKILVKDGAEVVKNSELFAIGKKVFKARKAGVVKLNEKLIKVVSDVEKVKEFIVPKGFGVWVKDGDEVKIGDQLTEGSLDLHQLYQLRGKLEAQKYIIKEIQYVYSSQGQPLNDKHIEIIARQMFARVYVNDAGDTELLPGEIVEKAIFDRTNEEVKAKDKKPAKGEELLLGITKSSLTTNSFLSAASFQETARVLIDAAVTGKVDHLEGLKENVIIGRPIPAGTGYRQKAD; encoded by the coding sequence ATGCTTAATCCAATAAAGACCACCGATTTTGACGCCATTAAATTAAAATTAGCTTCACCTGAAGAAATTTTACATTGGTCCCACGGCGAAGTCATCCGCCCGGAAACCATTAATTATCGCACGCAAAAACCGGAAAAAGACGGCTTGTTTTGCGAGCGTATTTTCGGCCCGTCAAAAGATTGGGAGTGCTATTGCGGCAAATATAAAAAAATCCGCTATAAAGGCATAATTTGCGACAGGTGCGGCGTGGAAGTAACCAGAAGCTTGGTCAGGCGCGAGCGCATGGGGCATATTAAGCTTGAAGCGCCGGTAAGCCATATTTGGTTTCTGCGCGGCACTTCTTCAAAAATCGGCTTAATTTTAGATTTACCCATGCAGGCTTTAGAAAAAGTGGTCTATTTCGCCAGTTTTATTATTTCCGATGTTAACCAAGAATTATGCTTGGCCACCATTGAACAAATTAAGCAGGAATATAAGAATAAGAGAAAATCCATTGAAAATGATTGGCAAAAGCAGGTTAATGAAATTAAAAATAAAAAAGGCAAATTACTGACTCAAGGCAAGAGCGAGTTTGAGATTGCCAATATTTTAAGCCAAGAAATTGAATCTTTGGAAAAAATAAAAAATGACAAAATTAATAATCTAGAGCAGGCTTTTGACCAGGCGCAGAAAGAATTAAAAGACTTAAAGCCTTTAACCATAATTTCCGAAAGCGTTTATCAAAATTTAAGCTTAAAATACGGGCATATTTTTACCGCCGATATCGGCGCCAGCGCCATTAGGAAACTTTTGGAAAGAATTGATTTGGATAAAACGATTGCCATTATAGATAAAGAGCTTTTAACCGCGATTGACTCAAAAAAAGATAAAATGATCAGGCGTTTAAAATTATTGAAAAGCTTGAGAGCCAATAATTTAAGGCCCGAATGGATGATTTTAAATATGGTGCCGGTTATACCGCCCGATTTAAGGCCTATGGTGCCGCTTGACGGCGGACGTTTCGCCACGTCAGACTTAAATGATTTATACCGCCGGATTATTAACCGCAACAATCGCTTAAAACAGCTGATTGACCTTAACGCGCCGGAAGTTATCTGCCGCAATGAAAAAAGGATGCTTCAGGAAGCGGTTGACGCTTTAATTGATAATTCTATCAGGCACGGCAAAACGGTTGTCGCCTCTACCGGGCAGAAAAGAATGCTTAAGTCGCTCGCCGATTCATTAAAAGGCAAGCAGGGCAGATTCAGACAGAATTTACTTGGCAAAAGAATTGATTATTCCGGCCGCAGCGTAATCGTCGTCAACCCGAATTTGAATTTAGACCAATGCGGTTTGCCTAAGCGCATGGCTTTAGAATTATTCAAGCCTTTTATAATCAGCCAGCTGATAAACAAAGAAATCGTCCATAACGTCAGAAGCGCTTCCCGCTATATTGAATCAGGCAAAGACGAGGTTTGGGATATTCTTGAGGATATTGTTAAAAAATCATATGTGATGTTAAACCGCGCGCCGACTTTGCACCGCTTAGGCATCCAGGCGTTTAAGCCGATTTTAATTGAAGGTTTAGCTATCCAGATCAATCCTTTGGTTTGTACAGCGTTTAACGCCGATTTTGACGGCGACCAAATGGCGGTTCACGTGCCTTTAACCGAAGAGGCGATCGCCGAAGCTCGCGATATCATGCTGGCCAGCCATAATTTACTCAAGCCGGCTACCGGCGATCCGGTCGTGGCGCCCAACCAGGATATTGTTTGGGGAGCTTTTTATATTACCAATATTGACCAGGCCTATTTGGACGCTGATGAAAAAAAGCTGAAAAATTTTTATTCGCCCGAAGATGCCAAGCTGTCTTACAGCATGAAAAATATAAAATTACAGCAGAAAATCAGGGCGATGATAGACGGCAAATTAATAATTACTACCGTCGGCCGGATTATTTTTAATGAAGTTTTGCCGCCGAAACTGCGATTCGTCAACGAAACCGTGGGTAAGAGCAAGCTAAAAAATTTAGTTAAAGAATGCTTAAGATTCTACGGCGAACAGCCGACGATTGATTTATTGGATAGTTTGAAAAAGGCTAGTTTTAAATATATTACCAAAAGCGGTTTATCCTGGGGCATGGACGACATACCTCATCTTTACGAGAAAGACGAAATGCTGGTTCAAGCTTCCAAGCAAGCTGAAGAAATCAGCGAGCAATATCATGACGGATTGTTAACCGACAGCGAGCGCTACAGCAAAATTATTGAGCTTTGGACCACGGTCAAAGAAAAAGTAACGGAAATCTGCCGCCACCATCTGCCGAAAGACGGGCCGGTTTATTCCATGATTGAATCAGGCGCTCGCGGTTCCTGGGCCCAGCTGACGCAAATTTTAGGCATGAAGGGCTTGGTAACTTCTCCGTCCGGCGACATTATTGAATTGCCGGTTAAAGGAAATTTTAAGCAAGGCTTCTCGGTTCTTGAATATTTTATCGCCACGCACGGCGTACGCAAAGGTTTATCCGATACGGCTCTCCGTACTTCTAACGCCGGTTATTTAACCAGGCGCTTAGTTGATGTTTCCCAAGATGTCATAATCGTCAAAGATGATTGCGGAGACAAAGAAGGCTTGTTAATTATTAAAAAAGAAAGCGAAGAGATGGGTGAAAACTTGGTTAAGCGCATGACCGGCAGATTTTTAGCCGCTGATTTAAAAAACGCAAAAGGCAAGGTTTTAATAAAAGCCGGGGAACTAGTTACCGAAGAGCTCGGGGAAAAAATTGCTAAAGAAGATATTTTAGAAGTCAAAGTCAGATCGGTTTTGACTTGTAAAATACACCGTGGCATCTGCGCTAAATGTTATGGCTATGACCTGGCATATAACAAGAAGGTAGCGATCGGCACGGCCGTAGGCATTATTGCGGCTCAGTCAATCGGCGAGCCGGGAACTCAGCTTACCATGAGAACCTTCCATACCGGCGGCGTAGCCGGCCAAGAAGATATTACCCAAGGTCTGCCTCGCGTTGAAGAAATTTTTGAAGGGCGCCCGCCGAAAAAGAAAGCTTTTGTCGCCGACGTTGCCGGCAAGGTTAAAATTGAGACGGCGCAAAGGACAATCGCCGGCGAAGCCGGAGAAATGATTATTTCCAATCCGCAATCAAAAATTTTAAAGATATATTATCAAGGCGCGGAAAGCGATAAATATTATTTTACCGAAGCGGTTAAGGAAGCCTCTCTAGAAGATAAAGACAATAAAAAGAAAGACGTAAAAATATTGGTTAAAGACGGCGCCGAAGTCGTTAAAAACAGCGAATTGTTCGCTATCGGCAAAAAAGTTTTTAAAGCCAGAAAGGCCGGCGTGGTTAAATTAAATGAAAAATTAATTAAAGTTGTGAGCGACGTGGAAAAGGTTAAAGAGTTTATCGTGCCGAAAGGCTTTGGCGTTTGGGTTAAAGATGGCGACGAAGTTAAAATTGGCGACCAATTAACCGAGGGCTCTTTGGATCTGCATCAATTGTACCAGCTGCGCGGCAAATTAGAAGCGCAAAAATATATTATTAAAGAAATTCAGTACGTTTATTCCTCCCAGGGCCAGCCGCTGAATGACAAGCATATAGAGATAATCGCTAGACAAATGTTCGCGCGCGTTTATGTTAATGACGCCGGCGATACGGAGTTATTGCCCGGAGAAATCGTAGAAAAAGCGATTTTTGACCGGACCAATGAAGAGGTAAAAGCTAAAGATAAAAAGCCGGCCAAGGGCGAAGAGTTGTTATTAGGCATAACCAAATCATCGCTCACCACCAATAGCTTTTTATCAGCGGCTTCGTTCCAGGAAACCGCCAGAGTCTTGATTGACGCGGCGGTTACCGGCAAGGTTGATCATCTTGAAGGGCTTAAAGAAAATGTCATTATCGGCCGGCCGATTCCGGCGGGCACGGGGTATCGACAGAAAGCGGATTAA